The genomic interval AAGCTCTAATACTTTTTCGTCGCTTAATTCAATTCCTAAAACAATTTCTCCTGATGGTAAAGTATGATTGTAATCTCTAACAACATCTTTATAAAAAAGACTGGAGATTTGATACAGATTTCTCTCGTAAGCAATGTATTTTAATTCGCAGGCAGACAATTTTACTTCAAGAGTTGGAGCAAGCGCAATCTCTTTTATAATTGGTGCCAGCGGATTATAAATATTATGAATTCTCCTGCTTACTGTCATTTGATTTTGCAGAGAAACTTTGATATTATTTTCTATTGGTAATGCATGCAAAATTGCTCTTGCCGGTTTTGCTCCAGAGGTGACTTCTGGAAACATAATTTCTAAGACTCTCTCTACCACCCGAGTTTTAGAATCCTCTAGTTCGCGGTGCTCCTCCAGGCTATGTTGGGTATGAAGAGGGAGGGCTACTAGTAAATAAAATCAGACAAAAGCCTTATTCTATTGTTTTATTTGATGAAATTGAAAAAGCGCATCCTTCTGTTTTTGATGTTTTTCTTCAAATTATGGACGAAGGAAAACTGCATGATCGTTTAGGCAAGGAAGGTAATTTTTCAAATGCTATTATTCTTTTTACTTCAAACATTGGGGCAAATCATATTGTTACTACATTCAATAGTGGTGAAATTCCAACTTCAACTTCCTTAATGGAAATTATGGGAAATTATTTCCGACCTGATTTTTTAGGAAGATTAACAGAAATTGTACCTTTTGCGCCTATCAGTAAAGAAAATGCATTGAAAATTTTCGAAATTCACCTCAAAAAAGAGTTTACAGATTTATTGAAAAACATTAATATTAAAGTTGAAATTCCGATGGAAGTGAAACTTTACCTCGCCGAAAATGGTTATAATGCCAAATATGGAGCAAGACCCATTAAAAGCATTATCAGAACGCATTTAAGAAGACCTTTATCCAAAAAGATAATTTCCGGAGAAATACAAAATGGAGACATTATTTCTATCAGTATTGAAAACAATGAAATAAAATGGATTAAAAAAGAGGTTCTTACTTCTATTGAGAATTAAACTCAAAACACAAAAAAACGCTAAGAACTAAAAATCTTAGCGTTTTCTTTTTTTATTCTAAAACCAAACCAATTTGGCCATCATCATCTAATTCTGTTTCCACTGGATCATCTTCCGGAATTTCCGATTTTTCTGGAACTTCTTCAACTGGCTCGTCATAAGGCAACGGATCTAATAAGTTAACCTGTCTTAATTTATCAGTCGTTAATTGATTTCCTAGAGCTTTGAAACCTTTTACGGCTATAAAGTCTTCTACATCTATATGTAAATCGTCTTTTTGAACGCCTTTTACTTTAGCAAAGATCAATTGTGCAACAGGACGGTAATCTGTCGAAACGATTTCCAATTGCGAATTCGGATGGTCTGTTATGAAACTTTCTTCTTTCCCTTCATTTTCTACAAGGAAACGTTTCAAGAAGTAACGCTCTTTTTCTCCGTCATAATAAATCGCAGAAATCGGTTTTTTAGGTTTCCATTTTTCCAAAACAATCATATCTTCATCAAAATGAGTCGATAATTCTGGAATGATTACTTTCAATTTCCCTGACTGGCTAATTACTAAGATTTTATCTGTTGGTTTAAACTCTCCTAGTAACTCTCCTCTTGCGTCAACATTTAAACGTTTTACAGTATCGTCAAACCATACCTTTCTAGGCAATAATGTTGAAATTCCTTTTTCTTTTAATTCGATTTTCTTGATTGGGTATTTGGTTACCAAGTTTCCTTTAGAACCACGTCCTTTAATCGCTAGTTTAGCAAAATCAATATCGAATTTCAGTTTTTTAATTGTTCCAACCTGACGCAGTAATATAGTAACTACCTCAGCTTCACCATTTGGATTGTGCGAAAAATAAACTACTTGCGAACCATTTGTTCCATTTGTCAAATCGTAAGCTTTATCACGCGTCACCCCAGTAACATTGAAACGTTTGATATAAGACGGTCCCGATTTACCATCACGGTACATCATATTATAAATGGTACGTTTATCATTTTTATCAAAAACGGCAGCGTGTATAATGTCTTTTCCGATAAAAGTTTTGGCATCGACTTTTGTAATCATTAAGGTTCCGTCTCGTAAAAACACAATAACATCATCAATATCAGAACAATCACCTACGTATTCATCTTTCTTTAAACTTGTTCCTACAAACCCTTCTTCACGGTTTACGTAAAGTTTTGTGTTACGTAAAACTACTTTTGTCGCTTCTACGTTATCAAAAACACGAAGTTCTGTCTGGCGTTCACGTCCTTTTCCGTATTTCTCTTTTAATTTGGTAAAGTAAGCAATTGCAAAATCTGTCAAATGTTCTAGATTATGCTCTACTTCTTTCATCTCGTCTTCTAACTTAGCGATTAAATCATCTGCTTTATCAGAGTCGAAACGTGTAATACGGATCATTGGAATTTGAGTCAAACGCTGTAAATCATCATCATTGATTTCTCTAACGAATGATTTTTTGAAAGGCTCAAAACGATCGTATAAATATTTGTAAAGTGATTCTCTGTCTCCATATAATTTGAAGTCAATATACATTTCTTCACGAATGAAGATTTTCTCCAAAGTAGAAAAATGCCACTTGTTTTTTAATTCTTCTAACTGAATTTCTAATTCCTGACGAAGCAAATCAACCGTTCTGTGTGTTGAGATTTTTAACATTTCAGAAACTCCAATAAACAACGGCTTATTGTCTTCAATAACACATCCTAAAGGTGCTACAGAAGTTTCACAGGCTGTAAAAGCAAATAAAGCATCAATTGTTTTATCTGGTGAAACGCCTGGGAAAAGATGAATTAAAATCTCTACATCGGCAGCCGTATTGTCTTCAATTTTCTTGATTTTGATTTTACCTTTTTCATTGGCTTTCAAAATACTGTCAATTAAACTCGATGTATTGGTCGAAAACGGAATCTGTGTAATCACCAATGTATTTTTGTCTAATTGCGAAATTTTAGCACGCACACGCACACGTCCGCCACGCATTCCATCATGATAATTTGACACATCGGCAATACCAGCAGTCATAAAATCAGGGTAAAGCGTAAAAGCTTTTCCTTTTAGAATCTTGATTGAAGCGTCAATTAATTCATTAAAGTTATGAGGCAAAACTTTTGTAGAAAGTCCCACCGCAATACCTTCTGCTCCTTGTGCTAAAAGCAATGGGAATTTTACTGGAAGATTGTTTGGTTCTGCACGACGTCCATCATACGAAACGCCCCAATCTGTAATTTTTGGAGAATACAAAACCTCCAAAGCAAATTTAGATAGACGTGCCTCGATATAACGCGAAGCTGCTGCTCCATCGCCCGTTAAAATATTACCCCAGTTTCCTTGGCAGTCAATCAATAAATCTTTTTGGCCAATTTGTACCATTGCATCACCAATACTTGCATCTCCGTGTGGGTGATACTGCATAGTGTGACCAACAACATTGGCAACTTTATTATAACGACCATCATCCAGCTCTTTTAAAGAGTGCATAATACGACGCTGAACAGGCTTGAATCCGTCCTCGATAGCAGGAACTGCACGTTCTAGAATTACGTACGAAGCATAATCCAAAAACCAGTCTTTGTACATTCCAGTTACTTTGGTAATAACGTCTTCGCCTTCTTCTTCTTGATTTTCGTAAAAATGCTGTCCTTCAAAATTCTTTGCATCTACATTTATAATCTCATCTGAATCATCTTGATTTTCATCAAATTGATTTTCACCTGAATTATTCTCGTCGTCGTTTGGAATTATGTTATCGTCTTCTTCGTCTTTCATATATTTTGTTCAGTATAAATACTAAAAAATTCTTCAATAATTCTTTTTTTATGATTAAGCCTCCTCAAGCTCATCAATCTCAACCTTCAAGTTCTTGATAATAAACTCTTGTCTATCAGGTGTATTTTTTCCCATATAGAAAGATAACAATTGCTCAATTGAAGTATGTTTATCCATCATAACCGGATCAAGGCGGATCGTATCTCCAATAAAGTTCTTGAACTCATCTGGAGAAATCTCTCCTAAACCTTTAAATCGGGTGATTTCTGGTTTTGGTTTTAATTTTTCGATGGCGTCCTTTCTTTCTTCTTCTGAGTAACAATAAATCGTCTCTTTTTTGTTTCGAACCCTGAAAAGCGGTGTTTGCAAAATATACAAATGCCCTTCTTTAATTAATTCAGGAAAAAACTGCAAAAAGAAAGTAATTAAAAGCAAACGAATGTGCATTCCGTCGACATCGGCATCGGTTGCGATTACGATGTTGTTGTAACGTAATTTTTCTAAACCGTCTTCAATATCCAATGCTGCCTGCAATAAGTTGAATTCTTCGTTTTCATACACGATTTTTTTAGTCATTCCGTATGAATTCAAAGGTTTACCACGCAAACTAAAAACCGCTTGTGTATTTACGTCTCGTGACTTTGTAATTGATCCAGAAGCCGAATCTCCCTCGGTAATAAAAAGCGTGCTTTCTAAGTTTCTTGGGTTTTTGGTATCTGGAAGATGGGCGCGGCAATCTCTTAATTTTTTATTGTGAAGATTGGCTTTTTTAGCGCGATCTGTAGCCAGTTTTCTAATTCCTGATAATTCTTTACGCTCGCGTTCTGCCTGAAGAATTTTGCGCAATAAAGCCTCCGCAGTTGTTGGATTTTTATGCAGATAATTATCCAGTTTCGTTTTGATGAAATCGTTTACGAAAGTACGAACAGAAACCGCAGGCGTTCCATCATCAGAACCCATATCTGTAGAACCTAATTTTGTTTTAGTCTGAGACTCAAAAACCGGTTCCATCACTTTAATACTAATCGCACTCACAATCGATTTACGAACATCTGATGCTTCGAAATTCTTATTGTAAAATTCACGAATTGTTTTTACAACAGCTTCACGATAAGCGGCTAAGTGCGTTCCTCCCTGAGTTGTATTCTGACCGTTGACAAAAGAGTGATATTCTTCACTATATTGCGTTTTACTGTGCGTAAGCGCAACCTCGATATCATGCTCTTTTAAGTGGATAATTGGATATTCTAAATCTTCTTCGCTGATTGTTTCTTCCAATAAATCACGAAGTCCGTTTTCTGAATAATATTTTTCTCCGTTGAAAATAATAGTCAAACCATTGTTCAAATAACAATAGTTTTTGACCATTTTAATCACATATTCTAAACGGAATTTATAGTTTTTAAAAATCGTTTCATCTGGCGTAAAAGTCACTTTCGTTCCTTTACGTTTTGTAGTTTCAACTACATCTTCTTCTAAAACCAGATTTCCAGCAGAAAATTCCGCTGCTTTTTGTTTGTCTTCACGAACAGATTCTACGCGGAAAAAATTGGAAAGCGCATTTACCGCTTTCGTTCCGACACCATTCAAACCAACTGATTTCTGGAAAGCTTTAGAATCGTACTTTCCTCCTGTGTTCATTTTCGAAACTACATCGACCACTTTCCCCAACGGAATTCCACGCCCGTAATCACGAACCGAAACCGTTTTATCTTTTATCGTTACCTCGATAGTTTTTCCAGAGCCCATTACGAACTCATCGATACAGTTATCTAAAACCTCTTTTAATAGAATATAAATACCATCATCTGGAGAAGAACCGTCTCCCAGTTTTCCGATATACATTCCCGGACGCATACGGATATGTTCTTTCCAATCAAGTGAACGAATATTATCTTCGGTATATTGATTTTGCTCTAGCATATATGAATTTAGGATTTTTTGCTAATGTACCATTTCTTAGCAAAAAATGAAAGCGTATTTTCTTTTTGTTATGAATAATAACAGTTTAAAATCTATTTAAATTGATTTTAAAATAAAATGGGCGCTAAAATTATGAAAAACTGCTTTTTCGTCAAAAAAAATACTATTTGATTCCTAGTACTTGTTTAGCCAAAGCAATCATTTCGGGCGTTCCCGTATTTTTGTTTTTTTCGTCAGAAAGTTTTACAACGCCTTGCCAATGTATATTATCTGGCTTTGTATCGGTTAATTTAATCACCATATTCATAGCAGGAAGGCCTACATCGTTGGTAAAATTGGTTCCGATTCCGAATGACATTTTTATTTTGTCTTGACAAAAATCGACAATCTTTTTTACTTTATCGTAGTTGAGTGAATCTGAAAAAACAATAACTTTTGATTTTGGATCGATTCCCATTTTATTATAATGAGCAATTACTTTTTGGGCAAACTCAATCGGATCGCCGCTGTCGTGTCTAACACCATCAAAAAGTTTGGAATATTTTTTATCAAATTGATTAAAGAATATTTCTGTAGTATAAGTATCCGTTAGTGCAATTCCGAGATCTCCGCCATAAACTTTTGTCCAATTTTCGAGACTTATAAAATTTGCCACCTGAAAACCATATTGCGCGGCATGAAACATAAACCATTCGTGGGCGTGCGTTCCTAAAGGTCTTCTATTGTTAACCATTGCAAAATGTACATTGCTGGTTCCAATAAAACTGTGTCCGCCATAGGTTCTTAAAGTTTCGTTTATTAAATCATGAACTTCGTAAGAATGGCGTCTTCTGGTCCCAAATTCTAAAATCGAAACTCCTAATTTATTATACTTATCGATTTTTTCTTTTGTCAATTCTTTTATAGCTTCATCATTTAAACGGATTAAATGATTAGATTTATAAAAAAGCTCTGAAATTAGAGCCATTAAAGGAACTTCCCACAAAATAGTTCTGTACCAAAAACCTTCAACCGTAACTGTAATTTCTGAACCTTCTTGACTAATCTGAACTTCAGACGGATCAAAACTATATCCTTGCAGAAAATCTAGATATGTTGGATCTAAATAAGGACAATAATGAGCTAGATAATTTTTCTCTTCTTTTGTTAAACGAAGATTGGCCAATGCATCTACAGAATTTCGAAGTAAATCTGCAAAACCTTCTGGAAAAATATGCTTACCACGATTTATAAATCCGTAACGAACTTTTGCTTTAGGAAAAAGCTTGATTACAGCATGCTGCATCGTAAATTTATAGAAATCATTATCTAGTATCGATTTTAGAAAAGTCGTTTCCATAGTATTCAAATTCGGATCATTCTTGCTAAGATACGGCAATTTCAGAAAAGATGAAAATTGCTGGATTCTTAATCCATTATTTTTAACCTATTTTAAAAGAAACAACACTATTTCCATCTACAAAAACCGTAATGTAATCACCTATATTACTATCTATTAAAATCTGAAATTCTAAACCTCCACGTTTCTCTTTTGGATTTTGAACTTTAACAGGCTGATTTCTTTTATTTAAATAAAAAACCTGATTTGATTTAGATACATTTTTGATTTCAACTGTAATTCTGTCACCATTTCTGGCTTCGATTATTCCAGAATCTGGCGATTTAATTTTATAATCTTTTTCGATTGTGGTATTGTAGATTAAAGGACCATTTAGAAAATCACTTTTACTTAATCTATTACCTAAAAAAGTTCCGGAATCTGGGAAGTGTTTTGCGAAAAAGTAATCCGGATCTGTATCAAAATAAACCGGATTAAAATCGTTGACCATTCTTCCTTTACTGCTGTCATAATAACCTTGTCCCCAAGTTACATCAATTAAGCGCCATTTTTTACCAATCAAAACCATATTCCAAGCATGATTGGATGAAGTGTTTTTTCTGCCAATATCTCTAACTGAAACCTTAGAATCGCCTCGAATTATTTCGCATTCCAATCCGACTTGTTGCGCTAAATCTTGATATAATGCTGTAAATCCTTCGCAAACTGCTTTTTGAGATTTAAATGCTTTTTGAATTAAATTATCGTTTATCTGTTTTAGCTTTCTTTGTTTTTCAGCTTCAGAAGAATAACTAAAACCTTGTGTTCTCGGCGGATTCAGATATGCATTATAATCATACTTTATATTGAAAGCAATCCAACTGTAAATTGCACGAGCGCGCTCAGCATCCGAATCAAAATCTTTTTCGATTCTTTCTGCCAGTTTTTCGGTTGAATTGAAGCTTTTAGGATATTTTGCAACAATTTTATCTACATCGCTAATCTTTTGAGCAAAGGTAAAATTGATGAAAATAACATTTAATAAAAGAATAATAAGGGCAATCTTTTTTTGTGGCATTTAAAAATTTGATTTAATAATATCTTTCAGTTCTTGATCTAATTCAGGATTAGAGATTTTATTTTCTTGTAAATCAAAATTCGAGCCAAATGCTGGTAATGAGAAACTTCCTTTAATTTCTGCACCATATCTAGGGAAAATATTTTGCGCAATTCCTAAAACAGAAGAACCTCCTCTTCCGCCTGGAGAAGTTGCCAATAACAACATTGGTTTATGCTGAAAAACGTCTTTTTCGATACGTGAACTCCAATCGAAAACATTTTTGAAGGCTACAGAATAATTTCCGTTGTTTTCTGCCATTGAAACCACTAAAATATCTGCTTCTTTAAGTTTACCTAAAAAAGCTTTTGCAATTTCATGCTGACCAATTTCTTTCTCTAAATCAACACTAAAAACAGGCATTGCAAAATCATTAAGATCTAAAACTTCAACTTCTGTATTCTCAAATAAACTCGCTGCATAAGTTGCTAAATGTTTATTTATTGACTGCTTGCTGTTACTTCCTCCAAAGGCTACTATTTTCATGGTTTTTCGTTTAATAATTTTTCTTCAATCGGTTCTTTTTTCGGACTATCAATTTCATAAATCTCTTTTGCTATTTCTACAGAATATTCGTTAGGATAGATTTTTCCTCCATAAGATTTCGCATAGACCTTAGTAAATTCTGCTCCAAAATACAGAATTATTGCCGAATAATAAACCCAAACCAAAATTATTATCACAGAACCGGCTGCGCCATAAACCGAAGCAACTGTTGAACTTCCTAGATAAAAACCAATGGCAAATTTACCAATCATAAAAAGTATTGCCGTAACTCCAGATCCTATGAAAGCATCTTTCCATTTTATTTTTCCGTCTGGTAATGTTCTAAAAATTATAGCAAAAAGAAGTGTTATACTGGCTAAAACAATTACAACATTTACAATATAAAATAGATAAACAGTACTTTCTGGAAAATATACTTTTAGACGTGCACTAAGCAAATCTAAAGTTGTACTTATAAAAAGACTGACCAACATTAAAAACCCAACTGAAGCAATCATCGAGAATGACATTAATCTATTTTGAATAAACTTCTTGATTCCTTTATCTGGTTTTGCACGTAATCCCCAAATAAAATTAATAGAACTTTGTATTTCGGCAAAAACTCCCGAGGCTCCAATTAATAGCATCACAACGCCAAATACGGTTGCAAAAACATTATCGCCAGACAATTGTACATTTTTAATCGCTTCCTGAATTTGAGTTGCCGCACCATTACCTACCAAACCATTAATTTGTCCGTATAATTCTCCGGTCACCGCTTCTTCTCCAAAAAAGAAACCGCAAATTGTGATAATAATAATCAATAAAGGCGGTAACGCAAAAATGGTATAGTACGCCAATGCAGCGCTTAACTTAATTGCGTTATCATCGTTAAATTCTAAAAAGGTATTCTTTAGTAGAAACCAAGTTTTGGAGAATATATTTTTGATTTTCATGTGCTGATTTTTTGATATTCTCTCAAATTTACGCAATAATGAAAATTCTGAATTCTTGATTTCTAATGGAATTTTATATTTTTTCCATGTTCATCTTTAGAATTTATTTATAATGATAAAAAATGCCTTTATCATAAACGGTCCACAAACTAGCTTTTTGATTTGCGGCTTTTAAAGCGCTGTTTGCCCAAGTATTGCAAGTATAAAAAAGACTGTAACTTCCTTTCGCTTCATAAAAAGCATCTTTTTTTCCGTAACTATGACCTTCAATCCATTCTGGATGAATTGGATCACGAAAACTATTTGAAATATAATTGACTAAGTTTTGATAGTTATCTTTTGAAACTAAAATGCGTTTGCAATCTTCTCCTTCTCTCAATTGTTTGAAAAATGTAGTATGCATTGCAGATGAACTTACACCAAAAACAGCTTTTAAAGCGGTACTTGCTTTTAAATCTGACCATTCTGGCGTATCTAAATAAAAACCTTTATCGCCCCAACCAAATGCAATATAATTCATTAGAGAATCTTTTGATTGAGTTTGACTGAATTGAATTTCATTTCGCCAATCTTTAATTTCATTTTTTATCGGAACTACAATATCGGTATGAACTCCGTTTGAGAGAATATAAATTGGAATTG from Flavobacterium sp. YJ01 carries:
- a CDS encoding DNA gyrase/topoisomerase IV subunit A; amino-acid sequence: MKDEEDDNIIPNDDENNSGENQFDENQDDSDEIINVDAKNFEGQHFYENQEEEGEDVITKVTGMYKDWFLDYASYVILERAVPAIEDGFKPVQRRIMHSLKELDDGRYNKVANVVGHTMQYHPHGDASIGDAMVQIGQKDLLIDCQGNWGNILTGDGAAASRYIEARLSKFALEVLYSPKITDWGVSYDGRRAEPNNLPVKFPLLLAQGAEGIAVGLSTKVLPHNFNELIDASIKILKGKAFTLYPDFMTAGIADVSNYHDGMRGGRVRVRAKISQLDKNTLVITQIPFSTNTSSLIDSILKANEKGKIKIKKIEDNTAADVEILIHLFPGVSPDKTIDALFAFTACETSVAPLGCVIEDNKPLFIGVSEMLKISTHRTVDLLRQELEIQLEELKNKWHFSTLEKIFIREEMYIDFKLYGDRESLYKYLYDRFEPFKKSFVREINDDDLQRLTQIPMIRITRFDSDKADDLIAKLEDEMKEVEHNLEHLTDFAIAYFTKLKEKYGKGRERQTELRVFDNVEATKVVLRNTKLYVNREEGFVGTSLKKDEYVGDCSDIDDVIVFLRDGTLMITKVDAKTFIGKDIIHAAVFDKNDKRTIYNMMYRDGKSGPSYIKRFNVTGVTRDKAYDLTNGTNGSQVVYFSHNPNGEAEVVTILLRQVGTIKKLKFDIDFAKLAIKGRGSKGNLVTKYPIKKIELKEKGISTLLPRKVWFDDTVKRLNVDARGELLGEFKPTDKILVISQSGKLKVIIPELSTHFDEDMIVLEKWKPKKPISAIYYDGEKERYFLKRFLVENEGKEESFITDHPNSQLEIVSTDYRPVAQLIFAKVKGVQKDDLHIDVEDFIAVKGFKALGNQLTTDKLRQVNLLDPLPYDEPVEEVPEKSEIPEDDPVETELDDDGQIGLVLE
- a CDS encoding DNA topoisomerase IV subunit B, giving the protein MLEQNQYTEDNIRSLDWKEHIRMRPGMYIGKLGDGSSPDDGIYILLKEVLDNCIDEFVMGSGKTIEVTIKDKTVSVRDYGRGIPLGKVVDVVSKMNTGGKYDSKAFQKSVGLNGVGTKAVNALSNFFRVESVREDKQKAAEFSAGNLVLEEDVVETTKRKGTKVTFTPDETIFKNYKFRLEYVIKMVKNYCYLNNGLTIIFNGEKYYSENGLRDLLEETISEEDLEYPIIHLKEHDIEVALTHSKTQYSEEYHSFVNGQNTTQGGTHLAAYREAVVKTIREFYNKNFEASDVRKSIVSAISIKVMEPVFESQTKTKLGSTDMGSDDGTPAVSVRTFVNDFIKTKLDNYLHKNPTTAEALLRKILQAERERKELSGIRKLATDRAKKANLHNKKLRDCRAHLPDTKNPRNLESTLFITEGDSASGSITKSRDVNTQAVFSLRGKPLNSYGMTKKIVYENEEFNLLQAALDIEDGLEKLRYNNIVIATDADVDGMHIRLLLITFFLQFFPELIKEGHLYILQTPLFRVRNKKETIYCYSEEERKDAIEKLKPKPEITRFKGLGEISPDEFKNFIGDTIRLDPVMMDKHTSIEQLLSFYMGKNTPDRQEFIIKNLKVEIDELEEA
- the pncB gene encoding nicotinate phosphoribosyltransferase — encoded protein: METTFLKSILDNDFYKFTMQHAVIKLFPKAKVRYGFINRGKHIFPEGFADLLRNSVDALANLRLTKEEKNYLAHYCPYLDPTYLDFLQGYSFDPSEVQISQEGSEITVTVEGFWYRTILWEVPLMALISELFYKSNHLIRLNDEAIKELTKEKIDKYNKLGVSILEFGTRRRHSYEVHDLINETLRTYGGHSFIGTSNVHFAMVNNRRPLGTHAHEWFMFHAAQYGFQVANFISLENWTKVYGGDLGIALTDTYTTEIFFNQFDKKYSKLFDGVRHDSGDPIEFAQKVIAHYNKMGIDPKSKVIVFSDSLNYDKVKKIVDFCQDKIKMSFGIGTNFTNDVGLPAMNMVIKLTDTKPDNIHWQGVVKLSDEKNKNTGTPEMIALAKQVLGIK
- a CDS encoding transglutaminase domain-containing protein, producing the protein MPQKKIALIILLLNVIFINFTFAQKISDVDKIVAKYPKSFNSTEKLAERIEKDFDSDAERARAIYSWIAFNIKYDYNAYLNPPRTQGFSYSSEAEKQRKLKQINDNLIQKAFKSQKAVCEGFTALYQDLAQQVGLECEIIRGDSKVSVRDIGRKNTSSNHAWNMVLIGKKWRLIDVTWGQGYYDSSKGRMVNDFNPVYFDTDPDYFFAKHFPDSGTFLGNRLSKSDFLNGPLIYNTTIEKDYKIKSPDSGIIEARNGDRITVEIKNVSKSNQVFYLNKRNQPVKVQNPKEKRGGLEFQILIDSNIGDYITVFVDGNSVVSFKIG
- a CDS encoding NAD(P)H-dependent oxidoreductase, whose product is MKIVAFGGSNSKQSINKHLATYAASLFENTEVEVLDLNDFAMPVFSVDLEKEIGQHEIAKAFLGKLKEADILVVSMAENNGNYSVAFKNVFDWSSRIEKDVFQHKPMLLLATSPGGRGGSSVLGIAQNIFPRYGAEIKGSFSLPAFGSNFDLQENKISNPELDQELKDIIKSNF
- a CDS encoding YihY/virulence factor BrkB family protein, which codes for MKIKNIFSKTWFLLKNTFLEFNDDNAIKLSAALAYYTIFALPPLLIIIITICGFFFGEEAVTGELYGQINGLVGNGAATQIQEAIKNVQLSGDNVFATVFGVVMLLIGASGVFAEIQSSINFIWGLRAKPDKGIKKFIQNRLMSFSMIASVGFLMLVSLFISTTLDLLSARLKVYFPESTVYLFYIVNVVIVLASITLLFAIIFRTLPDGKIKWKDAFIGSGVTAILFMIGKFAIGFYLGSSTVASVYGAAGSVIIILVWVYYSAIILYFGAEFTKVYAKSYGGKIYPNEYSVEIAKEIYEIDSPKKEPIEEKLLNEKP
- a CDS encoding TIGR02117 family protein; its protein translation is MLKKSFKFLGWTLFGIFCFIALYVSSVLIISKITVNSDIVKVEEQNAIPIYILSNGVHTDIVVPIKNEIKDWRNEIQFSQTQSKDSLMNYIAFGWGDKGFYLDTPEWSDLKASTALKAVFGVSSSAMHTTFFKQLREGEDCKRILVSKDNYQNLVNYISNSFRDPIHPEWIEGHSYGKKDAFYEAKGSYSLFYTCNTWANSALKAANQKASLWTVYDKGIFYHYK